A region from the Drosophila mauritiana strain mau12 chromosome 2L, ASM438214v1, whole genome shotgun sequence genome encodes:
- the LOC117150217 gene encoding mitochondrial pyruvate carrier 3 gives MSKGTGPLSKLYNVTISTIDKFVPGAVQPLWQSPAGPRTVFFWAPAFKWSLVLAGLSDTLSRPPANISLNQCGSLAVTGLIWSRYSVVITPKNYNLLAVNIAVFIIQGYLMVKHLRWRSENSRNAVFNHSHFPIKSEDDW, from the exons ATGTCTAAAGGCACTGGACCTTTGTCTAAGTTGTACAATGTTACCATCAGTACTATTGATAAATTTGTTCCAGGTGCAGTTCAGCCACTTTGGCAATCCCCAGCTG GACCCCGCACTGTGTTTTTTTGGGCGCCAGCGTTTAAATGG tCCTTGGTGCTGGCTGGGCTGAGCGATACGCTAAGTCGTCCTCCTGCCAATATATCGCTGAATCAGTGCGGCTCCTTGGCAGTCACGGGCTTGATTTGGTCTCGCTACTCAGTGGTTATCACACCCAAGAACTACAATCTTCTGGCCGTCAACATAGCCGTCTTCATAATCCAGGGTTATCTAATGGTCAAGCACCTGAGGTGGCGCAGCGAGAATTCTCGGAATGCCGTGTTCAATCATTCGCACTTTCCAATCAAATCGGAGGATGATTGGTAG
- the LOC117140377 gene encoding hydroxysteroid dehydrogenase-like protein 1 isoform X1, which produces MALILQVISSGIYIVGSLSIVAFLYDNLKSLFSIIKAVLEPYFRPNLPKTLVEKFGQWAVVTGATDGIGKEYARELARQGLNLVLISRTKEKLIAVTNEIESQYNVKIKWIVVDFAKGREVYDQIEEELNGIDVGILVNNVGMIHDPETLDKVSEDTLWDLLTVNMGSVTMLTRKILPQMIGRRKGAIVNLGSSSELQPLPNLTAYAASKKFITHFSKGLEYEVADHNIHVQLVMPNFVATNMNAYSDKVRQGGLLFPNAYSYARSAVFTLGKTSETNGFWVHGIQYALMKLAPMQIRTYFGNQLFKRLRIEALEHRQKKQNLY; this is translated from the exons ATGGCGCTTATTTTGCAAGTGATTTCCTCGGGAATCTACATAGTGGGTTCTCTTAGCATCGTCGCTTTTCTCTACGACAACTTAAAGTCCTTGTTCAGCATCATCAAGGCTGTCCTGGAACCGTACTTCCGACCGAATTTGCCAAAGACTTTGGTTGAAAAATTCGGACAATGGGCAG TGGTTACGGGTGCCACCGATGGCATTGGAAAGGAATATGCCAGGGAGTTGGCTCGTCAGGGTCTTAACCTGGTGCTCATTTCGCGGACGAAGGAAAAGCTGATTGCAGTCACCAACGAGATTG AAAGCCAATATAATGTGAAAATCAAGTGGATTGTTGTGGATTTTGCAAAGGGACGCGAGGTGTACGATCAAATCGAAGAGGAACTGAATGGAATCGACGTTGGAATTTTGG TCAACAATGTGGGCATGATACACGACCCGGAAACCCTTGACAAGGTATCGGAGGACACGTTGTGGGACCTTCTCACCGTTAACATGGGATCTGTTACCATGCTCACCCGCAAGATCCTGCCCCAGATGATTGGTCGTCGAAAAGGAGCAATTGTTAATCTGGGATCCTCCTCCGAACTCCAGCCCCTGCCAAATTTGACTGCATATGCGGCTAGCAAGAAGTTTATAACACACTTTTCTAAAGGTCTGGAATATGAGGTGGCAGATCACAATATCCATGTACAGCTAGTGATGCCCAACTTTGTGGCCACCAATATGAATGCCTATTCCGATAAAGTGAGGCAAGGAGGACTGCTTTTCCCCAACGCTTATTCCTATGCCCGATCCGCTGTCTTTACACTCGGAAAAACAAGCGAGACCAACGGTTTCTGGGTTCACGGAATACAG TACGCCCTCATGAAGTTGGCTCCCATGCAAATTCGTACTTACTTCGGAAACCAACTCTTTAAGCGACTGAGAATCGAAGCCCTCGAGCATAGGCAAAAGAAACAAAACCTTTATTAA
- the LOC117140377 gene encoding hydroxysteroid dehydrogenase-like protein 1 isoform X2, with protein MKLIYQSGLRIFKSTMITPLRKFEKFTKTNLFKSILVVTGATDGIGKEYARELARQGLNLVLISRTKEKLIAVTNEIESQYNVKIKWIVVDFAKGREVYDQIEEELNGIDVGILVNNVGMIHDPETLDKVSEDTLWDLLTVNMGSVTMLTRKILPQMIGRRKGAIVNLGSSSELQPLPNLTAYAASKKFITHFSKGLEYEVADHNIHVQLVMPNFVATNMNAYSDKVRQGGLLFPNAYSYARSAVFTLGKTSETNGFWVHGIQYALMKLAPMQIRTYFGNQLFKRLRIEALEHRQKKQNLY; from the exons ATGAAACTGATCTATCAATCGGG GTTGCGGATATTTAAATCTACTATGATTACCCCTTTAAGAAAATTCGAAAAGTTTACAAAAACTAATctttttaaatcaattttagTGGTTACGGGTGCCACCGATGGCATTGGAAAGGAATATGCCAGGGAGTTGGCTCGTCAGGGTCTTAACCTGGTGCTCATTTCGCGGACGAAGGAAAAGCTGATTGCAGTCACCAACGAGATTG AAAGCCAATATAATGTGAAAATCAAGTGGATTGTTGTGGATTTTGCAAAGGGACGCGAGGTGTACGATCAAATCGAAGAGGAACTGAATGGAATCGACGTTGGAATTTTGG TCAACAATGTGGGCATGATACACGACCCGGAAACCCTTGACAAGGTATCGGAGGACACGTTGTGGGACCTTCTCACCGTTAACATGGGATCTGTTACCATGCTCACCCGCAAGATCCTGCCCCAGATGATTGGTCGTCGAAAAGGAGCAATTGTTAATCTGGGATCCTCCTCCGAACTCCAGCCCCTGCCAAATTTGACTGCATATGCGGCTAGCAAGAAGTTTATAACACACTTTTCTAAAGGTCTGGAATATGAGGTGGCAGATCACAATATCCATGTACAGCTAGTGATGCCCAACTTTGTGGCCACCAATATGAATGCCTATTCCGATAAAGTGAGGCAAGGAGGACTGCTTTTCCCCAACGCTTATTCCTATGCCCGATCCGCTGTCTTTACACTCGGAAAAACAAGCGAGACCAACGGTTTCTGGGTTCACGGAATACAG TACGCCCTCATGAAGTTGGCTCCCATGCAAATTCGTACTTACTTCGGAAACCAACTCTTTAAGCGACTGAGAATCGAAGCCCTCGAGCATAGGCAAAAGAAACAAAACCTTTATTAA
- the LOC117143939 gene encoding carbohydrate sulfotransferase 13: protein MDQLVWISFCISICFSLLGNFSTGLPFEDGNNNNVKITRRSLELTQTINIQRQEFMQRQCELLGDHTQTLEDLSELQMDHMIVDKEHKLLYCYVPKVACTNWKRVLMMLTNKWHNGTDPLQIPGSLAHSVGMFTKLYDLSEAEQQQVLSDEYTRFILVRHPLERLLSAYRNKLEGDSPSARYFQSRVGRQIVKELRPGASNNSLERGDDVSFGEFIEYLVTPELSRANQSDYNEHWEVIAKLCNPCVMKYNVVGKYDTLLDDSALALYLAGADNLTFPTGHKPSSTRANLRNYFDPLPIGAIRKLYDIYEDDFRLFDYALDEVLGFEFG, encoded by the exons ATGGATCAACTGGTTTGGATTTCGTTTTGCATTTCAATATGCTTTTCGCTCCTGGGAAATTTCTCCACTGGCCTTCCGTTCGAGGATGGCAATAATAACAACGTTAAAATAACCCGCCGGAGCTTGGAGCTCACGCAAACCATTAATATACAACGCCAGGAGTTCATGCAGCGCCAATGCGAGCTGCTCGGCGACCACACACAAACTTTGGAGGATCTCAGCGAGCTGCAGATGGACCACATGATCGTGGACAAAGAGCACAAACTGCTATACTGCTATGTGCCGAAG GTTGCCTGCACAAACTGGAAGCGTGTGCTAATGATGCTCACAAACAAGTGGCACAACGGAACCGATCCCCTCCAGATTCCCGGATCCCTGGCCCACTCCGTGGGCATGTTCACTAAGCTCTACGATCTGTCCGAAGCGGAACAGCAACAAGTTCTCAGCGACGAGTATACGCGATTTATCCTGGTGCGACATCCGCTCGAGCGTCTTCTCTCCGCCTATCGGAATAAGTTGGAGGGTGATTCCCCCAGTGCCCGCTACTTCCAGTCGCGCGTTGGCCGCCAAATCGTGAAGGAGCTGCGCCCGGGAGCCAGCAACAATTCGTTGGAACGCGGCGATGACGTCAGCTTTGGGGAGTTCATCGAATATCTGGTCACCCCGGAGCTGAGTCGAGCCAATCAGTCGGACTACAACGAGCACTGGGAGGTTATAGCCAAGCTGTGCAATCCCTGTGTAATGAAGTACAACGTAGTGG GCAAATACGACACTCTCTTGGATGACTCAGCGCTGGCTCTGTACCTGGCTGGAGCCGACAATCTAACATTCCCCACTGGTCACAAACCGTCGAGCACTCGAGCCAATCTGCGCAACTACTTCGATCCCCTGCCCATCGGTGCCATACGCAAGTTGTACGATATTTATGAGGACGACTTTCGACTGTTTGACTACGCACTGGACGAGGTGCTCGGCTTTGAGTTTGGCTAA
- the LOC117144426 gene encoding hydroxysteroid dehydrogenase-like protein 1, protein MFCALSTFITFVGVYALGCYLYEQLRTPYKLLKTRYFSDTRPTLKERFGDWAAVTGASDGIGKEYAKELARQNINVVLIARSEEKLQAVAKEIAESGAVVQTKIVIADFTKGSQVYEHIEKETANIPISILVNNVGTAKPASLLNYSQEETQNIIDTNVVAVSQLSRIFFQRMKASKLKGAIVSVGSGTELQPLPNGAYYAASKAYTRSLTLALYHEAKPYGIHVQMLSPNFVVTKINSYSKQIMKGGLLIPSASAYAKSAVNQLRDEVDETPGYLWHHVQNAVATAFTWRVRTYVANKLFNKISDQK, encoded by the exons ATGTTCTGTGCCCTATCAACATTCATCACTTTCGTGGGCGTCTATGCCCTCGGCTGTTATCTCTACGAGCAGTTAAGAACGCCGTACAAATTGCTCAAAACCAGGTATTTCAGCGATACTAGGCCAACACTGAAGGAGCGTTTCGGAGATTGGGCCGCTGTCACGGGTGCCAGCGATGGAATTGGCAAGGAATATGCCAAGGAGCTGGCCCGCCAGAACATCAATGTGGTGCTAATCGCTAGAAGCGAGGAGAAACTCCAGGCGGTAGCCAAGGAAATCG cCGAAAGCGGTGCCGTTGTTCAGACCAAGATTGTGATAGCTGATTTTACCAAGGGCTCGCAAGTCTATGAGCACATAGAGAAGGAAACTGCCAATATACCCATTTCTATACTTG TAAACAACGTTGGAACCGCCAAGCCCGCATCCTTGCTGAATTATAGCCAGGAAGAAACCCAAAATATCATCGACACCAATGTGGTGGCTGTTTCCCAGCTGTCACGCATCTTCTTCCAGCGCATGAAGGCTTCTAAATTGAAGGGAGCTATTGTAAGTGTTGGTTCCGGCACGGAACTGCAGCCCCTTCCCAATGGAGCCTACTATGCCGCCTCCAAGGCGTACACCCGTAGCTTAACCCTGGCCTTGTACCACGAGGCGAAGCCATATGGCATCCATGTGCAGATGTTGTCCCCGAACTTTGTGGTCACCAAGATCAACTCGTACTCCAAGCAGATCATGAAGGGTGGTCTCCTCATCCCATCGGCCTCGGCTTATGCCAAGAGTGCGGTTAATCAGCTGCGGGACGAAGTGGACGAGACTCCGGGTTACCTGTGGCACCATGTCCAAAACGCTGTGGCCACCGCCTTCACCTGGCGTGTGCGCACCTATGTCGCCAATAAATTGTTCAACAAAATATCCGACCAAAAATAA
- the LOC117143940 gene encoding uncharacterized protein LOC117143940, giving the protein MDRHTNRDRSSFRGSQMEPSIRKEKRTERNNVLTYKKLRKMPLNLRKQAVREARNRNEPILGKKKKRKRNPRVVKNARRLRNDFDQAEHKAMLASTSEELRRILQDVETLSDIPHDITNTELRGEIAIAEGRATTIYVQRDGLSTLTVVLDQHEPTIAQLKRAIALISRAQHKRSQRERCEERLRRRGIADDSDERRQPVAVASSTGELVHSAQRNGHDHRAFVSWRFLWRCFGLLNVDTNQPIDDQRSSGRATLKELGIENAATLKFVHRVKYFGRQRQS; this is encoded by the exons ATGGATCGCCACACAAATAGAGATCGCTCGTCATTCAGAGGAAGTCAAATGGAACCATCTATACGCAAGGAGAAAAGAACGGAAAGGAATAATGTGCTAACCTACAAGAAACTGCGGAAAATGCCACTTAATTTACGCAAACAGGCAGTTCGAGAGGCTCGCAATAGAAATGAACCAATTCTcggaaagaaaaagaagcggaaGAGGAATCCCCGTGTTGTTAAGAATGCCCGCCGCCTGCGGAACGACTTTGATCAAGCCGAACACAAAGCCATGTTGGCCAGCACTTCCGAGGAACTACGACGCATCCTGCAGGATGTTGAGACTCTCTCGGACATTCCGCACGATATAACAAACACGGAACTGCGAGGGGAG ATAGCCATCGCCGAGGGACGGGCCACAACGATCTATGTGCAGCGAGATGGACTCAGCACCCTCACAGTGGTG CTCGACCAGCACGAGCCCACGATCGCTCAGCTGAAGAGGGCAATTGCTTTGATCTCACGGGCACAGCACAAGCGCAGCCAACGCGAGCGGTGCGAAGAGCGTCTTCGGCGTCGGGGAATCGCCGACGACTCCGACGAACGACGGCAACCAGTTGCGGTGGCCAGCTCCACCGGCGAGTTAGTTCACTCCGCTCAGCGCAACGGGCATGATCATCGCGCGTTCGTCTCGTGGCGGTTTCTATGGCGCTGTTTTGGACTGCTCAACGTGGACACGAATCAGCCGATCGACGACCAACGCTCCAGCGGCAGGGCTACTTTAAAGGAGCTGGGCATTGAGAACGCAGCCACCCTAAAGTTCGTCCATCGCGTCAAGTATTTCGGTCGCCAGCGACAGAGTTGA